One genomic region from Thermoleptolyngbya sichuanensis A183 encodes:
- a CDS encoding GNAT family N-acetyltransferase, protein MAITIRAMQEADLAIADHLFRLAFGTFIGLPDPQDFARTMNYMNRWYLDPSAAFVAEDNGQIVGSNIAVNWGSFGGFGPLTVHPDYWNQKVGQQLVSAAMDYFAQHQISQLGIFTFSNSPKHLALYERFRFHPRCLTAVMSKPVQPQNSQPPLQPGLRYSELAAATQADSLARCAELTNTVFEGLDLSNEIRTVAARHWGETVLLESQGSPVENQHLEGFAICHCGEGTEAGKDACYVKFGAVRSGDSRGDRFANRASESLASLLQACEGLAAQRGLSTLICGVNTERQGAYQLLRSLGFRIDILGVAMLCPNQPAFNHPGAFVLDDWR, encoded by the coding sequence ATGGCCATTACGATTCGGGCAATGCAGGAAGCGGATTTGGCGATCGCCGATCATCTCTTCCGTCTGGCGTTTGGCACCTTTATCGGCCTGCCCGACCCGCAAGACTTTGCCAGAACGATGAACTACATGAATCGGTGGTATCTCGACCCATCCGCCGCGTTTGTCGCAGAAGATAATGGTCAGATCGTTGGCTCAAATATTGCGGTGAACTGGGGCAGCTTTGGCGGGTTTGGCCCACTCACTGTCCATCCCGACTACTGGAATCAGAAGGTAGGGCAGCAACTCGTCAGCGCTGCAATGGACTATTTTGCTCAGCATCAAATATCTCAGCTTGGCATCTTTACGTTTTCCAACAGCCCTAAACACCTCGCACTCTACGAGCGGTTCAGGTTTCACCCCCGCTGTTTGACGGCGGTCATGAGCAAGCCCGTTCAGCCTCAGAATTCCCAGCCCCCTCTTCAGCCCGGCCTGAGATATTCAGAGTTGGCGGCGGCCACGCAAGCAGACAGTTTGGCTCGCTGTGCTGAGCTGACCAATACAGTGTTCGAGGGACTCGACTTGAGCAACGAAATTCGCACCGTTGCCGCTCGCCACTGGGGCGAGACCGTACTGCTGGAAAGCCAGGGTTCCCCTGTCGAAAATCAACATCTGGAGGGGTTTGCGATTTGCCATTGTGGAGAAGGTACTGAAGCAGGCAAAGACGCTTGTTACGTGAAATTTGGTGCGGTGCGGTCGGGCGATTCCCGTGGGGATCGCTTCGCGAATCGCGCGTCCGAATCCCTCGCCTCTCTGTTGCAAGCCTGCGAAGGTCTGGCGGCTCAGCGCGGACTCTCAACCCTGATCTGCGGGGTCAATACGGAGCGGCAGGGTGCGTACCAGCTTTTGCGGAGCCTGGGGTTTCGCATCGACATCCTGGGCGTGGCGATGCTCTGCCCAAACCAGCCTGCGTTTAACCATCCCGGTGCGTTCGTGTTGGATGATTGGCGCTGA
- the psbA gene encoding photosystem II q(b) protein has protein sequence MTTTLQRTERASVWEQFCNWVTSTENRLYVGWFGVLMIPTLLTATACFIIAFIAAPPVDIDGIREPVAGSLLYGNNIITGAVVPSSNAIGLHFYPIWEAASLDEWLYNGGPYQLVVFHFLIGVFCYMGREWELSYRLGMRPWICVAYSAPVAAATAVFLIYPIGQGSFSDGMPLGISGTFNFMFVFQAEHNILMHPFHMLGVAGVFGGSLFSAMHGSLVTSSLVRETTEVESQNYGYKFGQEEETYNIVAAHGYFGRLIFQYASFNNSRSLHFFLGAWPVIGIWFTALGISTMAFNLNGFNFNQSIIDSQGRVVNTWADILNRANLGMEVMHERNAHNFPLDLAAGEAAPVALVAPQING, from the coding sequence ATGACAACGACCCTACAACGCACCGAACGTGCAAGCGTATGGGAACAGTTTTGCAACTGGGTAACCAGCACCGAGAACCGCCTGTACGTAGGCTGGTTCGGCGTACTGATGATCCCCACCCTGCTGACTGCCACCGCTTGCTTCATCATCGCCTTCATCGCTGCTCCCCCCGTGGACATCGACGGCATCCGTGAACCCGTCGCAGGCTCCCTGCTGTACGGCAACAACATCATCACCGGCGCAGTGGTTCCCTCCAGCAACGCCATCGGTCTGCACTTCTACCCCATCTGGGAAGCCGCCTCTCTAGACGAGTGGCTGTACAACGGTGGTCCCTACCAGCTCGTCGTCTTCCACTTCCTGATCGGCGTATTCTGCTACATGGGACGTGAATGGGAACTGAGCTACCGCCTGGGTATGCGTCCCTGGATCTGCGTCGCCTACAGCGCCCCCGTAGCCGCTGCGACCGCAGTGTTCCTGATCTACCCCATCGGACAAGGTTCCTTCTCCGACGGTATGCCCCTGGGCATCTCCGGCACCTTCAACTTCATGTTCGTGTTCCAAGCAGAGCACAACATCCTGATGCACCCCTTCCACATGCTGGGCGTAGCAGGCGTGTTCGGCGGCTCCCTGTTCTCCGCCATGCACGGTTCGTTGGTGACTTCCTCCCTAGTGCGCGAGACCACCGAAGTTGAATCGCAGAACTACGGCTACAAGTTCGGACAAGAAGAAGAAACCTACAACATCGTTGCTGCCCACGGCTACTTTGGTCGGTTGATCTTCCAATACGCCAGCTTCAACAACAGCCGCTCGCTGCACTTCTTCCTGGGTGCATGGCCTGTGATCGGCATCTGGTTCACGGCGCTGGGCATCAGCACGATGGCGTTCAACCTGAACGGGTTCAACTTCAACCAGTCCATCATCGACTCTCAGGGTCGCGTGGTGAACACCTGGGCAGACATCCTGAACCGCGCCAACCTGGGTATGGAAGTGATGCACGAGCGCAACGCTCACAACTTCCCCCTCGACTTGGCTGCTGGCGAAGCTGCTCCTGTGGCTCTGGTTGCGCCCCAAATCAATGGCTAA
- the purL gene encoding phosphoribosylformylglycinamidine synthase subunit PurL, translating to MTAAASPPFSPEEIAAEGLKPEEYEEIVRRLGRHPNKAELGMFGVMWSEHCCYKNSRPLLKQFPTAGERILVGPGENAGVVDMGDGLQLAFKIESHNHPSAVEPFQGAATGVGGILRDIFTMGARPIAVLNSLRFGNLEDPRTRRLVNGVVAGIAHYGNCVGVPTVGGEVYFDPAYAENPLVNAMAIGLMETPEIVKSGAFGIGNPVLYVGSTTGRDGMGGASFASAELSDESMDDRPAVQVGDPFLEKSLIEACLEAFKTGAVAAAQDMGAAGITCSTSEMAAKGGVGIELDLDKIPVRETGMVPYEFLLSESQERMLFVAHAGREQELIDIFHRWGLHAVVAGRVIEEPVVRIFYQGAIAAEVPATALSDNTPIYHRELLPEPPDYARTAWAWTEDQLPPSAPDGITINGTLSTWNDLLLRLLDSPTIASKRWVYRQYDHQVQNNTVLLPGGADAAVVRLRPQEPDSKETAAGSPPLTSAFIKAVAATVDCNARYVYLHPYEGAKMAVAEAARNLSCVGAEPLAVTDNLNFGSPEKPIGYWQLAESCRGLAEACRELQTPVTGGNVSLYNETLDAEGKPQPIYPTPVVGMVGLVEDLRRVCGLGWKTPGAVIYLLGADAVPTLGASEYLAVVHQTVAGRPPEVNFDLERRVQAACREGIRRGWVESAHDCAEGGLAVALAECCIGGSLGATVGLGMGESGGLSTSQRLDLLLFGEAGARILVSVAPEQTTAWEAYLREHLGDRWQKLGQVADATAPLQISTADGRCLINASMAEMGDRWLNAIERRLTAD from the coding sequence ATGACTGCCGCTGCCTCTCCCCCTTTTTCGCCCGAAGAAATCGCCGCCGAAGGGCTGAAGCCTGAAGAATACGAAGAGATCGTCCGCCGCCTGGGTCGCCATCCCAACAAAGCAGAACTGGGCATGTTTGGTGTCATGTGGTCGGAACACTGCTGCTACAAAAACTCGCGCCCTCTGCTGAAGCAGTTCCCCACTGCGGGAGAGCGCATCCTGGTCGGCCCAGGCGAAAATGCAGGTGTGGTGGACATGGGCGACGGGTTGCAACTGGCCTTCAAAATCGAGTCGCACAATCACCCCTCGGCCGTGGAGCCGTTTCAGGGCGCAGCGACGGGTGTAGGCGGCATCCTGCGAGACATTTTCACAATGGGCGCTCGCCCCATTGCGGTGCTGAACTCACTCCGCTTTGGCAATTTGGAAGATCCGCGTACCCGACGACTGGTGAACGGGGTGGTGGCGGGCATTGCCCACTATGGCAACTGTGTGGGCGTGCCGACAGTGGGGGGTGAAGTCTACTTTGACCCCGCCTATGCAGAGAATCCGCTGGTGAACGCGATGGCAATTGGGCTGATGGAAACGCCCGAAATTGTGAAGTCTGGCGCGTTTGGGATTGGCAATCCGGTGCTGTATGTCGGCTCGACGACCGGACGAGACGGCATGGGCGGAGCCAGCTTTGCCAGCGCCGAACTGAGCGACGAGTCGATGGACGATCGCCCGGCGGTTCAAGTGGGTGATCCGTTTCTGGAAAAATCCCTGATCGAAGCCTGTCTAGAAGCCTTCAAAACCGGAGCCGTTGCCGCCGCCCAGGATATGGGCGCAGCGGGAATTACCTGTTCTACCTCGGAAATGGCGGCGAAAGGCGGTGTGGGTATCGAGCTGGACCTGGACAAAATCCCCGTCCGCGAGACGGGCATGGTTCCCTACGAGTTTCTGCTGTCGGAATCGCAGGAGCGGATGCTGTTTGTGGCCCATGCTGGCCGCGAACAAGAGCTAATCGATATCTTCCATCGTTGGGGGCTGCACGCGGTGGTGGCCGGGCGCGTCATTGAAGAACCCGTGGTGCGGATTTTCTATCAGGGGGCGATCGCCGCTGAAGTGCCCGCCACCGCCCTTTCCGACAACACACCGATTTATCATCGCGAACTGTTGCCCGAACCGCCTGACTACGCCCGCACCGCCTGGGCCTGGACGGAAGACCAGCTTCCCCCCAGCGCCCCCGACGGCATCACGATAAACGGCACACTCTCCACCTGGAACGACCTGCTACTGCGCCTGCTCGATAGCCCCACTATCGCTTCCAAGCGCTGGGTCTATCGCCAATACGACCATCAGGTGCAAAACAACACGGTTCTGTTGCCCGGTGGAGCCGATGCCGCCGTGGTGCGCCTGCGGCCGCAGGAACCTGACAGCAAGGAGACAGCCGCAGGGAGTCCCCCACTCACCTCTGCCTTTATCAAAGCTGTTGCCGCCACCGTCGATTGCAACGCCCGCTATGTCTACCTGCATCCCTACGAGGGCGCAAAGATGGCTGTGGCAGAGGCAGCGCGGAACTTGAGTTGTGTCGGGGCAGAGCCGCTGGCGGTGACGGATAATCTTAACTTTGGCAGTCCCGAAAAGCCCATTGGCTACTGGCAACTGGCCGAGTCCTGTCGGGGGTTGGCGGAAGCTTGTCGAGAACTGCAAACACCCGTCACGGGCGGTAACGTGTCGCTGTATAACGAGACGCTGGACGCAGAGGGCAAGCCGCAGCCCATTTACCCCACCCCCGTCGTTGGCATGGTGGGCTTGGTCGAAGATTTGCGCCGGGTATGTGGGCTGGGCTGGAAAACGCCCGGTGCGGTTATCTACTTATTAGGAGCAGATGCTGTGCCCACCTTGGGCGCTTCGGAATACCTGGCAGTGGTTCACCAAACCGTGGCAGGGCGGCCGCCGGAGGTGAATTTTGACCTAGAGCGGCGGGTACAGGCAGCCTGTCGGGAGGGAATCCGGCGCGGCTGGGTGGAGTCTGCCCACGACTGCGCCGAGGGCGGACTGGCGGTGGCACTGGCAGAATGCTGCATCGGCGGCAGCTTGGGTGCAACGGTGGGTCTGGGGATGGGCGAGTCCGGCGGGCTGTCAACGTCCCAACGGCTAGACTTGCTTTTGTTTGGGGAAGCAGGCGCGCGGATTTTAGTTTCAGTCGCGCCGGAGCAAACCACAGCCTGGGAAGCCTATTTGAGGGAGCATTTGGGCGATCGCTGGCAAAAGTTGGGACAGGTCGCAGATGCAACCGCACCCCTGCAAATTTCTACCGCCGACGGTCGCTGCCTGATAAACGCTAGCATGGCCGAGATGGGCGATCGCTGGTTGAATGCCATTGAGCGTCGCCTCACCGCTGACTGA
- the purF gene encoding amidophosphoribosyltransferase: MMPDDDDCLPSARFEPHEQEEGDRPDKPEEACGVFGVYAPGEDVAKLTYFGLFALQHRGQESAGIATYEGTSVSEVSRYRNVAPLDLQVHLCKEMGLVTQVFSEQILATLKGGLAVGHTRYSTTGSSRVVNAQPAVVQTRLGPLALAHNGNLVNAGILREELLQQNAQLQTTTDSESIAFAVAEAVNSGMDWIDGAIAAFKRCQGAFSLVIGTPAGLLVTRDPNGIRPLVIGTLPDDERDRTSRYVVASETCGLDIINADYLRDVEPGELVWINEQGLHSVRWAEPETRKLCIFEMIYFARPDSLMHEESLYSYRLRLGKQLALENPADVDLVMGVPDSGVPAAIGYSRESKVPYAEGLIKNRYVGRTFIQPTQSMREAGIRMKLNPLRDVLVGKRILIVDDSLVRGNTSRKIVKALRDAGATEVHMRISSPPVTHPCFYGIDTDSQDQLIAATKTVEEIAHQIGVDSLAYLSWEGMLQATQTDPESFCSACFTGNYPVPVPEQVKRSKLMFEKLEKEKLEKEKLEREKVAQTKVESPLSQPASV, translated from the coding sequence ATGATGCCCGATGATGACGATTGCCTGCCGTCTGCTAGGTTTGAGCCGCATGAGCAAGAGGAGGGCGATCGCCCCGACAAGCCCGAAGAAGCCTGCGGTGTGTTTGGCGTATACGCACCCGGCGAAGATGTCGCCAAGCTAACCTATTTTGGGCTGTTTGCGCTCCAGCATCGCGGGCAAGAGTCGGCCGGCATCGCCACCTACGAGGGCACGTCTGTTTCAGAGGTGAGCCGCTACCGCAACGTCGCGCCGCTAGATCTGCAAGTGCATCTATGTAAAGAGATGGGGCTGGTGACGCAGGTCTTCAGCGAACAGATCCTCGCAACGCTCAAAGGCGGCCTGGCAGTGGGGCACACGCGCTATTCCACGACGGGATCGAGCCGCGTGGTCAACGCCCAGCCCGCAGTGGTGCAAACTCGGCTCGGCCCGCTGGCGCTGGCCCACAACGGCAACCTGGTCAACGCCGGAATCCTGCGAGAGGAACTGCTGCAACAAAACGCCCAGCTTCAAACCACGACCGATTCTGAATCGATCGCCTTTGCCGTGGCCGAAGCAGTGAACAGCGGCATGGACTGGATCGACGGGGCGATCGCCGCCTTCAAGCGCTGTCAGGGAGCCTTTAGCCTGGTCATCGGCACACCCGCTGGGCTACTCGTCACCCGTGACCCCAACGGCATCCGTCCCCTGGTCATTGGCACGCTGCCGGACGACGAGCGCGATCGCACCTCTCGCTACGTCGTTGCCTCAGAAACCTGCGGACTAGACATTATCAATGCCGATTATCTGCGCGACGTAGAGCCAGGTGAACTGGTCTGGATCAACGAGCAAGGCTTGCACTCCGTCCGCTGGGCCGAACCCGAAACCCGCAAGCTGTGCATCTTCGAGATGATTTACTTCGCCCGCCCTGACAGCCTCATGCATGAGGAAAGCCTCTATAGCTATCGGCTGCGGCTAGGCAAACAACTGGCGCTGGAAAATCCTGCCGATGTGGATCTGGTGATGGGCGTGCCCGATTCGGGGGTTCCCGCTGCGATCGGCTACTCCCGCGAATCCAAAGTGCCCTACGCCGAGGGGCTGATCAAAAACCGCTATGTCGGGCGCACCTTTATTCAGCCGACCCAGAGTATGCGCGAGGCTGGCATCCGCATGAAGCTAAACCCGCTGCGCGATGTGCTGGTGGGCAAGCGGATTCTAATCGTGGACGATTCGCTGGTGCGGGGCAACACCAGCCGCAAGATCGTGAAAGCCCTCCGGGATGCGGGCGCAACAGAAGTCCACATGCGGATTTCCTCGCCCCCGGTGACGCACCCCTGCTTCTACGGCATCGACACCGATTCGCAGGATCAGCTGATCGCTGCCACCAAAACCGTTGAAGAGATCGCCCACCAGATTGGCGTTGATTCCCTCGCCTATCTGAGTTGGGAGGGAATGCTCCAGGCCACGCAGACCGATCCCGAAAGCTTTTGCTCAGCCTGCTTTACGGGCAACTATCCGGTGCCCGTGCCAGAACAGGTGAAGCGCTCGAAGCTGATGTTTGAGAAGTTGGAGAAAGAAAAGCTAGAAAAGGAAAAACTGGAGAGAGAAAAGGTCGCCCAAACAAAGGTCGAGTCTCCACTGTCGCAGCCCGCGTCGGTTTAG
- a CDS encoding thiol-disulfide oxidoreductase DCC family protein, translating into MASSPTISESSSVPAPGASAIPTWQVKLLYDGECPLCVKEVNFLRAKDAGRGLVEFVDIAAADYDPAQHGGVDFETAMGRIHAVLADGSVIKNVEVFRRVYEVLGMGWIYAITRVPVVGALADGLYGIWAAWRLRLTGRPDLAELVRQRQERLACNEGDRCQV; encoded by the coding sequence ATGGCTTCATCTCCAACAATTTCCGAGTCTTCATCCGTGCCCGCGCCAGGAGCCTCCGCTATCCCCACCTGGCAGGTCAAGCTGCTTTACGATGGCGAGTGCCCGCTCTGCGTGAAAGAAGTCAACTTTTTGCGGGCAAAAGATGCAGGGCGTGGTCTGGTGGAATTTGTGGATATTGCCGCAGCGGACTACGACCCAGCTCAGCATGGCGGCGTGGACTTTGAAACGGCCATGGGGCGGATTCACGCAGTCCTGGCAGACGGCAGCGTGATTAAAAACGTGGAAGTGTTTCGCCGGGTCTATGAAGTGCTGGGCATGGGCTGGATTTATGCCATTACCAGAGTGCCTGTGGTTGGGGCGCTCGCCGACGGGCTGTACGGCATCTGGGCTGCATGGCGCTTGCGGCTGACGGGTCGCCCAGATTTGGCGGAACTGGTGCGCCAGCGGCAAGAACGGCTGGCGTGCAATGAGGGCGATCGCTGCCAGGTCTAG
- a CDS encoding cobalt-precorrin-8X methylmutase, translating into MSLEPSPSPLNHPIVEQSFAVIDREIGPHRFDPAEYAIARRVIHSTADFEFKDLLRFSEGAISGAIAALQRQIPIVVDVSMVRQGIATMVAKTFCNPIVTAVEAAGAALPGKTLTETGMLRCWEQYPDAIYAIGNAPTALLALCQAAPMATVQPALVIGAPVGFISVLEAKATLAQTPLSQIRVEGRKGGSSVAAAIVNALLVLAWEEHGS; encoded by the coding sequence ATGAGCCTTGAGCCTTCTCCGTCCCCGCTAAATCATCCCATTGTGGAGCAGAGTTTTGCGGTCATCGACCGGGAAATAGGGCCCCACCGCTTCGACCCGGCGGAATATGCGATCGCCCGTCGGGTGATCCATAGCACGGCGGATTTTGAGTTCAAAGATTTGCTGCGGTTTAGTGAGGGGGCAATTTCGGGGGCGATCGCCGCTTTGCAGCGCCAGATCCCGATTGTGGTAGACGTGAGCATGGTGCGTCAGGGCATTGCCACAATGGTCGCCAAGACGTTTTGCAATCCAATCGTGACGGCTGTAGAGGCGGCCGGTGCCGCCTTGCCCGGAAAGACCCTCACAGAAACGGGGATGCTGCGCTGTTGGGAGCAATATCCAGATGCGATATACGCCATCGGCAATGCTCCAACGGCGCTGCTCGCCCTCTGCCAAGCTGCACCAATGGCGACCGTGCAGCCCGCCCTAGTCATTGGCGCACCCGTCGGCTTTATCTCGGTGCTAGAAGCCAAGGCAACCCTCGCCCAAACCCCGCTCTCCCAGATCCGGGTAGAGGGGCGCAAGGGGGGGTCTTCCGTGGCCGCTGCCATTGTCAATGCGCTGCTGGTGCTGGCGTGGGAGGAGCATGGCAGCTAG
- a CDS encoding DUF1868 domain-containing protein, whose amino-acid sequence MDETFQIHINRIARMTLPEARKTQVQHIQSSPKFSLKDGQVQPSPFPGYSIITPPWVDETENGVFYEQLQALQQQVLQQLEPGLLVPVPSASFHMTLADLIWDSAFHHAVEEDAEFEPKLRDRLRVLFEQFQTSIDGSHPVYWQVLGLIVMPRAVGVCLLPKDEASYQRVVALRRLIYQDHDLIALGIEQQYHLTAHVTLGYFGSLPDALDREALSDRLSKINHEWLDATDPQPLWVHRAELRKFDDMTRYYREPDWAAVSL is encoded by the coding sequence TTGGACGAGACTTTTCAGATTCACATTAACCGGATTGCCCGGATGACGCTGCCCGAAGCTCGCAAGACCCAGGTACAGCACATTCAATCCTCTCCCAAGTTTTCGCTAAAGGACGGACAGGTGCAGCCGTCGCCGTTCCCTGGCTACAGCATCATCACGCCGCCCTGGGTCGATGAGACAGAAAACGGCGTGTTTTATGAACAATTGCAGGCGCTTCAGCAGCAGGTGTTGCAGCAGCTTGAGCCGGGGCTGCTGGTGCCTGTGCCGTCCGCCAGCTTTCACATGACGCTGGCGGATCTGATCTGGGATAGTGCCTTTCACCATGCGGTTGAGGAAGATGCCGAGTTTGAGCCAAAATTGCGCGATCGCCTCCGCGTCCTGTTTGAACAGTTCCAGACCTCCATCGACGGCAGCCATCCTGTTTATTGGCAGGTGTTGGGGCTGATCGTCATGCCTCGTGCCGTGGGCGTGTGTCTGCTGCCCAAAGATGAAGCATCCTACCAGCGAGTAGTGGCGCTGCGCCGCTTAATTTATCAAGACCACGATCTGATCGCGCTGGGCATCGAGCAGCAGTATCATCTGACGGCTCACGTCACGCTGGGCTATTTTGGCAGTTTGCCCGATGCGCTCGACCGTGAAGCCCTGAGCGATCGCCTCAGCAAGATTAATCATGAATGGCTCGACGCGACCGATCCACAGCCGCTCTGGGTTCACCGCGCCGAACTGCGGAAGTTTGACGATATGACGCGCTACTATCGAGAGCCAGACTGGGCAGCCGTGAGTTTGTAA
- a CDS encoding photosystem II S4 domain protein produces MLPRDELLKGIENREVAVRVLDQAEQAIKTWEVVCTDFLSPPELAEARQILGRLAEVHLLAWGGYPQAERQRVAIARPEIPLDESQVALAALDINGNFLFDPATHRDFLGALLGTGIVREKVGDILVLGERGAQAVVVPDLVEFLEMGLTQVRSVPVKTRRLDFAELKVREPKKKEITTVEASLRLDAIASAGFGMSRSKMVDLINAGDVRVNWKEITQPSHPLKSGDLVAIRGKGRLEVGEIAVTKKDRYRVQMTRFM; encoded by the coding sequence ATGTTGCCCAGAGATGAATTGCTGAAGGGAATCGAAAACCGCGAAGTAGCGGTGCGCGTACTAGATCAGGCGGAGCAGGCGATCAAGACCTGGGAGGTGGTGTGTACGGATTTTCTGTCTCCCCCAGAACTGGCCGAGGCGCGGCAAATACTGGGGCGCTTGGCGGAGGTGCATCTGCTGGCGTGGGGCGGCTATCCGCAGGCCGAGCGACAGCGCGTGGCGATCGCCCGTCCCGAAATTCCCCTCGACGAAAGCCAGGTGGCACTGGCGGCGCTGGATATTAACGGCAACTTCTTGTTTGACCCGGCGACCCACCGCGATTTCTTGGGGGCGCTGCTGGGCACGGGCATCGTGCGCGAAAAGGTGGGCGATATTCTGGTGCTGGGCGAACGCGGGGCGCAGGCGGTGGTCGTCCCCGACTTGGTGGAGTTTTTGGAAATGGGGCTGACGCAGGTGCGCTCGGTGCCTGTGAAAACGCGCCGACTGGACTTTGCTGAGCTAAAAGTCCGCGAACCCAAGAAAAAAGAAATCACTACCGTAGAAGCGTCGCTGCGGCTGGATGCGATCGCCTCAGCAGGCTTTGGCATGTCGCGCAGCAAAATGGTGGATCTGATCAACGCGGGCGACGTGCGGGTGAACTGGAAAGAAATTACCCAGCCCAGCCACCCACTCAAGTCGGGCGATCTGGTGGCGATTCGCGGCAAAGGGCGGCTGGAGGTGGGAGAAATCGCCGTCACGAAGAAGGATCGCTATCGTGTACAGATGACCCGGTTTATGTAG
- a CDS encoding VOC family protein, with the protein MKFQSMVPMLAVADVGRSIHFYTQTLGFQLMGLLENGGKPFWARFKADEDVELMVTTRDANDDRAEGEFRDVVLYFYPESVERVRAHLIDSGMVVGKTVVTFYGMNEIRITDPDGYELCFGENAQLQEA; encoded by the coding sequence ATGAAATTTCAGTCCATGGTGCCCATGCTGGCGGTCGCCGATGTCGGTCGCAGCATCCATTTCTATACGCAAACGCTCGGATTTCAGTTGATGGGGCTGCTGGAAAATGGCGGCAAGCCCTTTTGGGCCCGCTTTAAGGCAGATGAGGATGTGGAGCTAATGGTGACGACTCGCGATGCGAATGATGACCGCGCAGAGGGCGAGTTTCGGGATGTGGTGCTTTATTTCTACCCAGAGAGCGTGGAGCGAGTCCGCGCCCACCTGATCGACAGCGGCATGGTGGTCGGCAAAACGGTGGTCACGTTTTATGGCATGAACGAGATTCGCATTACCGATCCGGACGGCTACGAACTGTGTTTTGGCGAAAATGCCCAACTCCAAGAAGCCTAA
- a CDS encoding NF041680 family putative transposase, protein MIFNELQQFRQTLYASLGNARDALFDLMDAVLVSACIVSFVRLSQSPVFRRQWSSTYEALRDSRLPRSKVLKLLVQQIPTQQQPLLAGDASRWNRPAARRLKDRTLSGRTGHAPIAGQNYSTLAWIAEDRGSWALPLRHERITSFETPASKAAFQLKQVTRQLAVRPLAIYDRGYGNASFVNQTAGIEADLLLRVTSNRCVYGAPPAYRGRGAPAKHGHKMKLNDPDTWSVPVETVEVDDPNWGRVRVSRWSAYHFRKSPKRAMEVLRVEVLETQSSTRRLAPLWLVWLGEQMPPLETLWLHYLRRFAIEHWYRFAKQRLYWTHPQFSSVSATEQWSSLMPLLSWQLWLARKDCTDHPLPWQAPQETLTPGRVAQAFAGILAAIGTPAPAPKPRGKSPGRGKGHKPTPRPCYPMVKKRASKRKTSEQSLNSPVATAA, encoded by the coding sequence ATGATTTTCAACGAACTTCAGCAATTTCGCCAAACGTTGTATGCCAGCTTGGGAAACGCCAGAGATGCCCTGTTTGATCTGATGGATGCCGTGTTAGTGAGTGCGTGCATCGTGTCGTTTGTGAGGCTATCGCAGAGTCCTGTCTTTCGTCGCCAGTGGTCGAGCACCTATGAAGCGTTGCGCGATAGCCGCCTACCCCGATCAAAGGTGCTGAAGCTGTTGGTGCAGCAGATACCGACTCAGCAGCAACCGTTGTTGGCAGGTGATGCGAGTCGGTGGAACCGTCCTGCTGCCAGGCGTTTGAAAGACCGCACCTTATCAGGCAGAACAGGACATGCCCCGATAGCCGGACAAAACTACAGTACCTTAGCCTGGATTGCTGAAGACAGGGGCAGTTGGGCATTACCATTGCGGCATGAGCGCATCACCAGCTTTGAAACACCCGCCAGTAAAGCGGCATTCCAACTCAAACAAGTGACTCGGCAGTTAGCGGTGCGTCCGTTGGCGATCTACGACCGAGGGTACGGCAATGCCAGTTTTGTCAACCAAACGGCAGGGATTGAGGCAGACTTGCTGCTGCGGGTTACATCCAATCGATGTGTCTATGGCGCGCCCCCAGCGTATCGAGGGCGAGGCGCACCTGCCAAGCATGGACATAAGATGAAACTCAATGACCCTGACACTTGGAGTGTCCCGGTCGAAACCGTTGAAGTCGATGATCCCAACTGGGGACGAGTGCGGGTCAGTCGTTGGAGTGCATACCATTTCCGCAAATCCCCCAAACGGGCAATGGAAGTGTTGCGCGTGGAGGTGCTGGAGACACAGAGCAGCACGCGACGCTTGGCTCCTTTGTGGTTAGTTTGGCTGGGTGAGCAGATGCCTCCGTTAGAAACCCTGTGGTTGCACTACCTCCGTCGCTTTGCCATTGAACACTGGTATCGCTTTGCCAAGCAGAGGCTATATTGGACACATCCCCAGTTCAGTTCTGTATCGGCAACCGAACAGTGGAGCAGCCTGATGCCGTTGCTCAGTTGGCAGTTGTGGTTAGCGCGAAAGGACTGTACTGACCACCCCTTGCCCTGGCAGGCACCGCAAGAAACGTTGACTCCGGGTCGGGTCGCACAAGCGTTTGCAGGCATTTTGGCAGCGATTGGCACCCCTGCTCCTGCGCCTAAACCTCGTGGTAAATCGCCAGGACGAGGCAAGGGGCACAAGCCAACTCCTCGTCCCTGCTATCCGATGGTCAAAAAACGAGCCTCGAAACGCAAGACATCCGAACAATCCCTGAACAGTCCGGTTGCAACAGCAGCTTAA